The DNA sequence CCACGTGTTACTTCTCAAGGTCCCACTACGACCCATAAtatcttaaagggacagttacAGGGACCACTGCTCAAGCTTTTTCCCCTATTCTGCATATTGAATAATGTATTGATCTGTTCAAAACTGAAACACttgtgcctgttttttttctctccaaaaaaaCGACAATTTATGCTTGTGAGTTGAATCTCAGATATTCACAAGGTCAAAGTGCTATATTGTAATCATGCGGGCGGatggaaacatttttctcagGTCAAagctgttgattaaaaaaaaacaaacacccgTCAAGGATCCTTGCCAACCCACTCCTGTGTATGTGTAGTCGGGTTATTAATCAGGATATAAAGATGGAAACAGTGAAAAGTATCTGTTGCTCTCTAGTCTGTGGAAATGCAACTCCTGACGTTTAACGTACGGATAACCTGTGGGCCCTCTAAAGATGACTTCTTACAGCATCCAGAGCCTCATGATACCTCCAGGGAAATTACAAGTTATTGTGGATTTACTTTGACAAAAAATACtgcttcatttatttacttaaaCCAGTCATATAGCGCTGTACAGTCATTTTCTACAGTCTTCTGTTTGATAATTTTACATACCAGCATTACAAAGATCCATGTAGCAGTCTGAAATCCTTCACCACTGACCCCCACTACTTGCAGACGTCCATTAGATTGACAATAACTTGACAAAAAGCAAAGTTGTTATTTATCGTCCTTTTCATCAGGGAGGTTTAGACGCAGtcgtttcagtgtttgtgtaaagTATTTGGGCAGCGGGCAGGACACGTCGATGTCTACTTGACTGGCTTGTGGCAGCATTAGCCGTTGTGCgtgcagatgaagaggaagattcCGTATCTTGCTTTGTTCCAGTCCAAGCTTTCCCAACACACGTTCTGGTAATTTCTGCAGACCAATATACACCATTTAGTTATTTAGACGTGATGGGTGAGAAAACAGAAACCAAGCCCTGGAAGGtccttctttttcatttgtattcacTAAAGTAAGAGTGGCATGATGTCAGCCGCCTACATTATGAACATGTATTACTTCTAAATGTGTTTGAGGTCACTGTGTCCTTTGTGGTATATTAGAAATTAATTGTACCTGGGGTGCCAGTTTGTTCCAGTGAGAATACTTATGGTCACCGAGGATGGGACATGCCACAGCCAATGCCATGTGAACCCTCATCTGGTGTTTAACTCCTGTGGACGcacaaggaaaaagaagaaaaaaagcacaataacTTCCCACACTTCttcatctttaatttttttttgccaaagtatGTTTTTTCAGTAAATTTCCCAAAAGCACAATCTTTTTACCGGTAAAAGGCTGAAGCTCCACAAGGCTGCAGCCACTGTTGCTGTCCAGGACTCGGTACTTGGTCACGGCGGGATGAGCTTGCCGATGGGCCCGGACTTTGGTTACACCATCACCTGCATCGTTCATTCTGAACATTGGACTCAACGCCATCTGAAAATTATAATAAGTAATGAGATTGGAGAAGCCATGCACcttattttgaattattctACAATAACTAAATATTGTCTTAATAACAGACTAGTCAGTAATTAAGTTAACAACTCACTATGATCACAAGCAAAACTACATTTTTTCAACTGATGACATAAAAGTCACTGCATTTGTGAAGCTGGAACAAGTAAATGTTTGCACTTTATACAACTGACTACAGCGATTACTAGATGATCACATTCAGCGTTGATTTTCTCTCATTTGACTTCATGACACGTAACTGCTGCACCGTCAAAATCACAGAAGAAAAGACACCTTGTAGTGCGGCCGTGGGCCTGTGACCTCTCGCTCTATGATGGGAATATCAATCACTCCTTCGGACGGTACAGGTACACCCACTGTGATGACCCTGCGGAAGATCAGTGAACAGGAGAATGAGCCACACAAGCTAATCTGTGTGCTAATGTGAATTGTATGCATCTATTTATTCGTATATCCTTTATCTTTACCAGTATTTCCTCTGCACTTGGTTATTTCTGTGCAGGTTGAGAACGCGCTCCGCCGCCTCTTGGTTCCGGGCCAGTAGGAGAACTCCTGTTGTCTCCTTCTCCAGTGCCAGACAGGGAAGCAGCTGAGAGTCGGACTTCATCTTCATCCCATCCATCATCTTGGAGAGGACAGGAAGCACAGATTGGATGGATGTGGCCTTGGAGTCATCTGAGAGACAACGACAACATCAATGCACACGTATTCAGGTCCAGTTCGCCCAGATTCAGCTTGagattcaccttttttttgcccaaggtaattttttatcaaatacaAATACCAAATATGAACTAGTCCCAGCGGATCAAttgtcttttatgtttttttggctTGTTGTACATCAAACTTTTTCCAatgttggactgttggtcagcaAAATACAAGGCACTAAAGTTTGGTCTCAGATATTGGTCTCAGATATTTAAGTTTAAACAATCAATTAACTGAAGAAAAATCAAAGATCCCTCATTAAATTAATTATCAGTTACAGCCctacatcagaaaaaaagcaatcctgacattttatgaaccataATATGcctttttaatactttttttttgtatttttttatattcagatCTTAggtaaacaatattttttctcgCCATATCCCAAACGTCCCGTCAGTGTTGTGACAAACACTCTTCGGCTGTAGGTCAAATCAAAGCCCAGTGAATGTCTTGTTTCGAACGAGACACTCGCCGCGGGTTTACCTCGCACCGGAACACCGTGGGGCTTGTTGATGATCACCACGTCTTGGTCCTGGTACAGCACGCTCCTGTGGAGGTGTTTCGCCAGCACGTTGGGATGAACATTCTGGAGCTGTTGACTGAATTGCCTCAGCTCGTACACCCTCTTCTGTTGGTCGGACAGCGGAGCCTCGGCAGCCTTCGgtgcctccttctcctgttgAACCTTCCGGGCCAGGTCGATGGCTGTCAGGCGGCGTTTCTCCCCCGCGGCGGTGGCCTGGCTCCGGGTGTGGGGCGGCGCCGCCCCCGGAGCCCTGCGGCAGTTTGTCCGCGGTTTGAACCGCGACAAGAGGGTGTTCACCCCGGAGGTCCAGTCGCCTGTCTGTGCGATTCTTCTACAGCTGTTCATCGTGGCTCAG is a window from the Scophthalmus maximus strain ysfricsl-2021 chromosome 6, ASM2237912v1, whole genome shotgun sequence genome containing:
- the LOC118309269 gene encoding mitochondrial RNA pseudouridine synthase rpusd4; its protein translation is MNSCRRIAQTGDWTSGVNTLLSRFKPRTNCRRAPGAAPPHTRSQATAAGEKRRLTAIDLARKVQQEKEAPKAAEAPLSDQQKRVYELRQFSQQLQNVHPNVLAKHLHRSVLYQDQDVVIINKPHGVPVRDDSKATSIQSVLPVLSKMMDGMKMKSDSQLLPCLALEKETTGVLLLARNQEAAERVLNLHRNNQVQRKYWVITVGVPVPSEGVIDIPIIEREVTGPRPHYKMALSPMFRMNDAGDGVTKVRAHRQAHPAVTKYRVLDSNSGCSLVELQPFTGVKHQMRVHMALAVACPILGDHKYSHWNKLAPQKLPERVLGKLGLEQSKIRNLPLHLHAQRLMLPQASQVDIDVSCPLPKYFTQTLKRLRLNLPDEKDDK